In a genomic window of candidate division WOR-3 bacterium:
- a CDS encoding penicillin-binding transpeptidase domain-containing protein — protein sequence MEKDFNDKILKFFLIFLCFLFIYKLFEYQVLKGEFFENKAIEIKSKKIRIPSKRGKILDRNGIVLSFWRTGFRLLKEDSVYMEDVQFDEIAKYLEDPDSSKYFSVYTHLYRFYPFKHLFAQTIGYTGLPQKIDVEKGIDPLLRVGKSGLEKFYDDILRGKDGFKFILIDAKGRVYNKETRPPIEVIDGKDIEVSLDIELGKYIDSIFKPYVKGACVILDPNTGEVYALYSKPSFDLNLLTGKTEKEELEKIISDSLNPLLNRCIQGLYPPGSIFKVITALIALEKGLIDTNEVIKCNGEYKFGNRIFKDWKEEGHGFVNFYKAIEVSCDVYFYELSKRIGLKRFLDYFQNLKIFEKTGIDLPEEKRGFFPTFSYFEKKYGKYGYGEGNALNLGIGQGEILMTPLQIALLFSAIALDGKAKRPHILKNINTEYFELPFKIENIKILKRGIFRVVQGEKGTGRLASIKGINIGGKTGTAQNPLGKDHAQFVAFFPLENPKFVIYLIVENSGMGGEIAAPMAGKIINWINERYLKSL from the coding sequence ATGGAAAAGGATTTTAATGATAAAATTTTAAAGTTCTTTTTAATTTTTCTTTGTTTTTTATTTATTTATAAACTTTTTGAATATCAGGTATTAAAAGGAGAATTTTTTGAAAACAAAGCAATAGAGATTAAATCAAAAAAAATAAGGATTCCTTCTAAACGGGGTAAAATACTTGATAGAAATGGTATAGTTTTATCATTCTGGAGAACAGGTTTCAGATTGTTAAAAGAGGATTCAGTTTATATGGAAGATGTTCAATTTGATGAGATTGCAAAATATCTTGAAGATCCAGATTCTTCAAAATATTTTAGTGTTTATACACATCTTTACAGATTCTATCCCTTCAAACACCTTTTTGCACAAACAATCGGGTATACAGGATTGCCACAAAAAATTGATGTTGAAAAGGGAATAGATCCTCTTTTAAGAGTAGGCAAAAGTGGTCTTGAAAAATTTTATGATGATATATTAAGGGGAAAAGATGGTTTTAAGTTTATTTTAATTGATGCTAAGGGCAGGGTATATAATAAGGAAACAAGACCACCTATTGAAGTTATTGATGGTAAAGATATAGAAGTTTCTCTTGATATTGAACTTGGAAAATATATTGACTCTATATTTAAACCTTATGTAAAGGGGGCATGTGTTATACTTGATCCTAACACAGGGGAAGTATATGCTTTATATTCAAAACCTTCTTTTGACTTAAATCTTCTTACTGGAAAAACTGAAAAGGAAGAATTAGAAAAAATTATTAGTGATTCACTTAATCCTCTTTTAAATAGATGTATTCAGGGACTTTATCCTCCTGGAAGTATTTTTAAAGTTATAACAGCTTTAATTGCCCTTGAAAAGGGATTGATTGATACAAATGAGGTAATAAAATGTAATGGTGAGTATAAATTTGGCAATAGAATTTTTAAAGACTGGAAGGAGGAAGGCCATGGATTTGTTAATTTTTATAAGGCTATAGAAGTTTCCTGTGATGTTTATTTTTATGAATTGTCGAAAAGGATAGGTTTAAAGAGATTTTTAGATTATTTTCAGAATTTAAAAATTTTTGAGAAAACCGGAATAGACCTTCCTGAAGAAAAAAGGGGCTTCTTTCCTACTTTTTCTTATTTTGAAAAAAAATACGGTAAGTATGGTTATGGGGAAGGTAATGCATTAAATCTTGGGATAGGTCAGGGTGAAATTCTTATGACCCCTTTACAGATTGCCTTACTTTTTTCAGCAATAGCACTTGATGGCAAAGCTAAAAGACCTCACATTTTAAAGAACATAAATACAGAATATTTTGAATTGCCATTTAAAATAGAAAACATAAAAATTTTAAAAAGAGGTATTTTCAGAGTAGTTCAGGGAGAAAAAGGGACAGGTAGGCTTGCAAGTATAAAGGGAATAAATATTGGGGGTAAAACAGGAACAGCTCAAAATCCGCTTGGTAAAGATCATGCACAGTTTGTAGCTTTTTTCCCTTTAGAAAATCCAAAGTTTGTTATTTATTTAATAGTGGAAAATAGCGGAATGGGTGGTGAAATAGCTGCTCCAATGGCGGGTAAAATCATAAATTGGATTAATGAGAGGTATCTTAAATCCC